CGGTGAGCGAATCGACCGCGCCGCCGGCGGTCTCGACGTCCATGACGCGGGCTCCCGTTTCGACGTGTTCGCGGCCGACCGCGGCCACGAGCGCGTCGATCAGGCGGTGGAACCCGCCGTCGAAGTAGCCGAGGAACTCGCCGCGGAGGAGGTCGCGCTCGCCCCGGAACTTGACCCGGCCGAGGAGCCACGCCGCGCTCACCTCGTCCTTTCGCGAGCCGAACTTCGCCTCCAGCAGGGGTTCGAAGAAGTTCTCGTACACGCCACGGGTGGTGTGATCGAGCAGGAACTCCTTGATGGGCACGTCCTCGAACTCCCGAAGATCGTCGTAGGTGTCGAATTTCGGGATCCCGCCGCGAACGTCGATATCGAGGGTCAACATGCCGAGCCGGAACGTATCGTAGAGGCTCAAATGGGGGTACGCGAGGATCTCCCACGGCTTGTCCATCGGGTGGACCACACCGTCGACGTAGTAGGCGTTCTTCCCGACGTGCCACTCGACCGCACTCCCGAGGCCGAGCTCCGCGGCGAGTTCGACGATGGTCTCCTCGGATTTCGAGAGGTGGTGGTAGAACTTCTCGATCCGATCCCCACGAGTCTCGTAGGTCGCGGCGAGTCCCCCCACATCGTCGCTCGCCTCGAACACTCGCACGTCGTGGCCGGCCTTCCGGAGACGATAGGCCGCGGCGAGGCCCGCGACGCCGCCACCGACGATACCGATCATGCTCCGCGTTCCCGTCCGGAGGGAATGGGTGTTGTGATCGACGCGCCGTCGCCGAACGGTCGCGAGGCGGCCACGACACCGACGGCCCACAGCGTTAGGTGAGTGCCGGACGTACCGCGGCCATGACCGTCGTTGCACTACTCAGTGTCGCACCAGTCCGGGAAGGCAGCATGGCCGGCGAGGTCGCGAAGGCCGTCGACGCACTCGACGAGTTCGACGTGAGCTACGAAACCAACC
This sequence is a window from Halococcus salifodinae DSM 8989. Protein-coding genes within it:
- a CDS encoding NAD(P)/FAD-dependent oxidoreductase, with product MIGIVGGGVAGLAAAYRLRKAGHDVRVFEASDDVGGLAATYETRGDRIEKFYHHLSKSEETIVELAAELGLGSAVEWHVGKNAYYVDGVVHPMDKPWEILAYPHLSLYDTFRLGMLTLDIDVRGGIPKFDTYDDLREFEDVPIKEFLLDHTTRGVYENFFEPLLEAKFGSRKDEVSAAWLLGRVKFRGERDLLRGEFLGYFDGGFHRLIDALVAAVGREHVETGARVMDVETAGGAVDSLTAETESGTETYDVDEVVVAAMPTVLEDLTGYSCEIDFQGTVCSVLSLSESVMDTYWLNIADDAPFGALIEHTNFVPAERYGGEHLLYAVSYVQDSDEALWRMDDEGVEETWLTGIEDLFPDFDRGSVNWIETARNPRTAPVYERGYLDMVIPYDLGSEVAAGLYYAGMASRAQYPERSLNGGIVAGFACADRILDRDGVDDVSQTVVGAEPIGDGGR